The following coding sequences lie in one Brevibacterium marinum genomic window:
- a CDS encoding efflux RND transporter permease subunit translates to MSFLTRLSLKNRALIALISVVAIIFGIIGAGALKQELFPSLENPQATVSASYEGATPEAVEQEVTDPLEGALTALPEVEDMTSTSEAGSSSITVSTEYGENSDDVVKSLQRAVSQVQATLPDGVEPTVNTAGTDDIPVLALSVTSDADEDKLAANLEDIAEPELKKIDGVSQVMIAGAKTKQVEVTIRRDDLEDEGANLDEIAGILQSNGIPTSAGELKSDEGTAPVEVGTRIRSVEAIEDLVINGEDDPIKLSDVADVTIANEPVESISRTNGQPSLSVSVMKETDANTVDVSEAVAEKLPDLEQAMGENTEFISAFDQAPFIEQSIHDLLVEGGLGLFFAVLVILVFLLSVRATIITAISIPLSLLIAMVGLWMGGETLNMLTLGALTISVGRVVDDSIVVIEAIRRRHASGGQKFANILAAVSEVAGAITASTLTTVAVFLPLAFVSGQTGEMFRPFALTATIALLSSLFVALTIVPVLAYWFLRQREAKVKLTRDEKKEIRRSRKGMVSEWRSEKKAAKKASKKQNILTVGRHDEPTEAASAEVGTAGAGASGASTAGAANGGTTSAGTRYGETEEVGEVDELAGMHSPVTRLQNTYMPVISFSTKHPVAMILVAVLILAGTGAMIPQLKTELFGDTGQDSLQVSQTFAPGTDLDEASQQAEPVEKVLADNSDVESYQLSVGGSTFGFTDDSSLTGTYIVSSKSGVSAQSISSQLQTEFDDLSDVGQVEVQSQSSTPGAQTIDVTLSASDPQELDDATEAVTDKLEGVSGTQSVTSDLEAVQPVIEVEVDHEKAAEEDLTEATIGQYVQRAMHGQNIGEVVIDDVSHSVLLFDRNADTVDELRNLKIPGKPEETASAGGAAGDEAGADGAGGAGAAGDGAGGAGGAGGAGGAGDGAAGSGGGGAGAGGAGAGGGDAGAAGDPGAMAGAPAPTSEPRFIDLGDVAEVKEVKTAPTIRHTDSQRSTTVSVTPAGDDLGAVSSDVQTALGEVDIPDSVSVDTGGATQEQNEAFSQLGLAMLAAILIVFVIMVATFKSLLQPLILLVSIPFAATGSIALSLLTDTPLGLTSMIGLLMLIGIVVTNAIVLIDLINHFRVRGVGLRSAIVHGARLRYRPILMTAAATIFALVPMALGLTGGGVFISKPLAIVVIGGLVSSTLLTLILVPVLYLLLEGTKERRREKKYVKNMARGQVLDAAEARAAAGSGAKSARDESTAGVESESAGAGGNETATAGGNGTATATAAPEEPEPKTQDPDTGEEPKH, encoded by the coding sequence GTGAGTTTTCTGACCCGTCTGAGCCTGAAGAATCGCGCGCTCATCGCGCTCATCTCCGTCGTCGCGATCATCTTCGGCATCATCGGAGCGGGGGCACTCAAACAGGAGCTGTTCCCCTCCCTCGAAAACCCTCAGGCCACTGTCAGCGCCTCCTACGAGGGCGCGACGCCGGAGGCCGTCGAACAAGAGGTCACCGATCCCCTCGAGGGTGCGCTGACGGCTCTGCCCGAGGTCGAGGACATGACCTCGACCTCCGAGGCGGGCAGCTCCTCGATCACGGTGAGCACAGAATACGGTGAGAACTCCGACGATGTCGTCAAGTCCCTCCAACGGGCGGTTTCGCAGGTTCAGGCGACGCTGCCGGACGGAGTCGAACCCACCGTGAACACCGCCGGCACCGATGACATCCCGGTCCTTGCACTGTCGGTGACCTCGGATGCGGACGAGGACAAACTCGCTGCGAACCTCGAAGACATCGCCGAACCCGAGCTGAAGAAGATCGACGGCGTCTCCCAAGTCATGATCGCCGGTGCGAAGACCAAACAGGTAGAGGTCACCATCCGTCGTGACGATCTCGAGGACGAGGGCGCCAACCTCGACGAGATCGCCGGAATCCTCCAGTCCAACGGGATCCCCACCTCGGCGGGTGAACTGAAGAGCGACGAGGGCACGGCCCCCGTCGAGGTCGGCACCCGCATCCGCTCCGTCGAGGCCATCGAGGACCTGGTCATCAACGGCGAGGACGACCCGATCAAGCTCTCGGACGTCGCCGATGTCACGATCGCGAACGAACCCGTCGAATCGATCTCCCGCACCAATGGGCAGCCCTCACTGTCGGTGTCGGTGATGAAGGAAACAGACGCCAACACCGTCGACGTCTCCGAAGCCGTGGCCGAGAAGCTGCCCGATCTGGAACAGGCGATGGGTGAGAACACGGAGTTCATCTCCGCGTTCGACCAGGCACCGTTCATCGAACAGTCGATCCACGATCTGCTCGTGGAGGGCGGTCTGGGCCTGTTCTTCGCGGTCCTCGTCATCCTCGTGTTCCTCCTCTCGGTGCGCGCAACGATCATCACCGCGATCTCGATTCCGCTCTCACTGCTCATCGCCATGGTCGGCCTGTGGATGGGCGGGGAGACTCTGAACATGCTGACATTGGGAGCGCTGACGATCTCCGTCGGACGTGTCGTCGACGACTCCATCGTCGTCATCGAAGCCATCCGACGACGACATGCCTCCGGTGGACAGAAATTCGCGAACATCCTCGCCGCCGTCTCCGAGGTCGCCGGGGCCATCACCGCTTCGACGCTGACGACCGTGGCCGTCTTCCTGCCCTTGGCATTCGTCTCCGGGCAGACGGGGGAGATGTTCCGCCCCTTCGCCCTGACCGCCACCATTGCGCTGCTCTCCAGCCTGTTCGTGGCCCTGACGATCGTGCCCGTCCTCGCGTACTGGTTCCTGAGGCAGCGTGAGGCGAAGGTCAAGCTCACGCGAGACGAGAAGAAGGAGATCCGTCGCAGCCGCAAGGGCATGGTCTCCGAATGGCGCAGCGAGAAGAAGGCAGCGAAGAAGGCGTCCAAGAAGCAGAACATCCTCACCGTCGGCCGTCACGACGAACCGACCGAGGCAGCGAGCGCCGAGGTTGGGACAGCGGGTGCTGGGGCCTCCGGTGCTTCGACGGCAGGTGCCGCGAACGGGGGAACCACCTCGGCGGGCACTCGCTACGGGGAGACCGAAGAGGTCGGCGAGGTCGACGAGCTCGCCGGCATGCACTCGCCGGTGACGCGGCTCCAGAACACCTATATGCCGGTCATCTCCTTCTCCACCAAGCACCCGGTCGCGATGATCCTCGTCGCGGTCCTCATCCTCGCCGGCACCGGGGCGATGATTCCGCAACTGAAGACCGAGCTCTTCGGCGACACGGGACAGGACAGCCTGCAGGTCTCGCAGACCTTCGCCCCGGGCACCGACCTCGACGAAGCCTCTCAGCAGGCCGAACCGGTCGAGAAGGTCCTCGCGGACAACAGTGACGTCGAGTCCTATCAGCTCTCCGTCGGCGGCTCGACGTTCGGGTTCACCGATGACTCCTCGCTCACCGGCACCTACATCGTCAGCTCGAAGTCGGGCGTTTCGGCGCAGTCGATCTCCTCGCAATTGCAGACAGAATTCGACGATCTCTCTGACGTGGGCCAGGTCGAAGTGCAGAGCCAGAGCTCGACGCCCGGCGCTCAGACCATCGACGTCACCCTCTCCGCCTCGGATCCTCAGGAGCTCGACGACGCGACCGAGGCAGTCACGGACAAGCTCGAAGGCGTCTCCGGCACCCAGTCGGTCACCAGCGACCTGGAGGCCGTCCAGCCCGTCATCGAGGTCGAGGTCGATCATGAGAAGGCCGCCGAGGAGGACCTCACGGAGGCCACCATCGGCCAGTACGTGCAGAGGGCGATGCACGGCCAGAACATCGGTGAAGTCGTCATCGACGACGTCTCGCATTCGGTGCTCCTCTTCGACCGCAACGCCGATACGGTCGACGAGCTGCGCAACCTCAAGATCCCCGGCAAACCGGAGGAGACGGCGTCCGCTGGTGGCGCCGCAGGCGACGAGGCTGGTGCCGACGGTGCAGGCGGTGCGGGTGCTGCCGGCGACGGGGCTGGTGGTGCAGGCGGTGCCGGCGGTGCAGGCGGTGCCGGTGACGGTGCCGCCGGAAGCGGTGGTGGTGGCGCCGGAGCAGGTGGTGCCGGAGCAGGTGGCGGAGACGCGGGTGCTGCCGGGGACCCAGGGGCCATGGCAGGCGCCCCGGCGCCGACGTCGGAACCCCGATTCATTGACCTCGGCGACGTCGCCGAGGTCAAGGAGGTCAAGACCGCACCCACGATCCGCCACACCGACTCGCAGCGCTCGACCACGGTGTCCGTGACTCCGGCCGGCGATGACCTGGGCGCGGTGTCCTCCGATGTGCAGACCGCGCTGGGCGAGGTCGACATTCCCGATTCGGTCAGCGTCGACACCGGCGGGGCCACGCAGGAGCAGAACGAAGCGTTCTCCCAGCTGGGTCTGGCGATGCTGGCCGCGATCCTCATCGTGTTCGTCATCATGGTCGCCACGTTCAAGTCGCTGCTGCAGCCGCTGATCCTGCTGGTCTCGATCCCGTTCGCAGCCACCGGCTCCATCGCACTGTCTCTGCTGACCGACACACCATTGGGCCTGACCTCGATGATCGGTCTGCTCATGCTCATCGGCATCGTCGTCACAAACGCGATCGTGCTCATCGACCTGATCAACCACTTCAGGGTCCGAGGCGTCGGTCTGCGATCGGCGATCGTCCACGGTGCCAGGCTGCGTTATCGTCCGATCCTCATGACCGCCGCGGCGACGATCTTCGCGCTCGTGCCGATGGCCCTGGGGCTGACCGGCGGGGGAGTGTTCATCTCGAAACCGCTGGCGATCGTCGTCATCGGCGGCCTCGTCAGCTCGACCCTGCTCACGCTCATCCTCGTGCCCGTCCTCTACCTCCTCCTCGAGGGAACGAAGGAACGCCGCAGGGAGAAGAAGTACGTGAAGAACATGGCACGCGGTCAGGTCCTCGACGCGGCCGAGGCGAGAGCCGCCGCAGGCTCGGGCGCGAAGTCCGCCCGTGATGAGTCCACGGCCGGCGTCGAGTCCGAGTCAGCGGGCGCAGGCGGCAACGAGACCGCGACCGCGGGCGGCAACGGGACCGCGACCGCGACCGCGGCTCCCGAGGAACCCGAACCGAAGACGCAGGACCCGGATACGGGCGAGGAGCCGAAGCACTGA